Proteins encoded by one window of Thunnus thynnus chromosome 3, fThuThy2.1, whole genome shotgun sequence:
- the wu:fc21g02 gene encoding wu:fc21g02 has product MKMMWSVVIVLAAVLSVESYAVHDLHERLAHGRQLKIYLPKSAEKLEFSPADDPSKTYLYWDRSRVTKGRVSGTGSDRRWYIDKVTYEDQGTYTQRDFWNKEVSTVKVAVTPRHYYLKCLAGETLYISLEGIDLANAVLSFSGEAANVTLVRDGARVSQDLPDYWDRVRTHSMNIEIRNVNYSDEGRYTLKDRRDRLVSVTRMDLTDHKEYSGGNPLMALLLLLGIPAGICCCCRKKIFKKKATTAATLQTTPVHPPPSGPVGPSPPYSTPGQPGAEYYHGPNPGMDPTVHPPPQTTGPGQWNGPPPPAGFSPGYPSQNPAYPPAGPAMYPSAQPPQWNGPPPGQYPPGPVAPMGYAPAPVMYSSPPPAASEPVKEEVKMENMGASPADPLLTAAPQADTASSPQPPSSTNVLSSSDGAYKFQIDGGTNSTNFL; this is encoded by the exons ATGAAG ATGATGTGGAGTGTTGTGATTGTGCTGGCTGCTGTCCTCAGTGTGG AGTCCTATGCAGTCCATGACCTCCATGAGCGTTTGGCCCACGGTCGCCAGCTGAAGATCTACCTGCCGAAGAGTGCAGAGAAGCTAGAGTTCAGTCCAGCAGATGATCCCAGTAAGACCTATCTGTACTGGGACAGGAGCAG GGTGACTAAAGGCAGGGTATCTGGTACAGGCAGTGACCGACGCTGGTACATCGACAAG GTCACTTATGAGGACCAGGGGACGTACACGCAGAGAGACTTCTGGAATAAAGAGGTGTCCACTGTCAAAGTGGCTGTCACAC CCAGGCATTACTATTTGAAGTGTCTAGCAGGCGAGACTCTCTACATTTCACTGGAGGGCATTGACCTGGCCAATGCTGTCCTCTCCTTTTCGGGGGAGGCTGCGAACGTTACACTG GTGCGTGATGGAGCACGGGTATCCCAGGACCTTCCAGATTACTGGGACAGAGTTCGGACCCACTCCATGAACATTGAGATCAGAAATGTGAACTACAGTGATGAGGGACGTTACACCCTGAAAGACCGCAGGGACCGGTTGGTGTCTGTTACCAGGATGGACCTGACAG ACCACAAGGAGTACTCAGGAGGAAACCCGCTCATGGCTCTGCTCTTACTGCTGGGCATCCCGGCTGGgatttgctgctgctgtcggAAGAAGATTTTCAAAAAGAAAGCCACCACTGCTGCAACACTACAG accACTCCAGTCCATCCTCCTCCCAGTGGTCCTGTTGGACCTTCTCCTCCCTACAGCACTCCAGGACAACCAGGAGCA gaGTACTACCATGGACCTAACCCTGGCATG GATCCTACAGTCCATCCTCCCCCTCAAACCACTGGCCCAGGACAGTGGAATGGCCCCCCACCCCCTGCT GGTTTCAGTCCAGGCTACCCATCTCAGAACCCTGCCTACCCTCCTGCTGGCCCAGCTATGTACCCCTCTGCCCAGCCTCCACAATGGAACGGTCCACCACCAGGCCAGTACCCCCCTGGACCTGTAGCTCCTATG ggcTATGCTCCAGCTCCAGTCATGTACAGCTCTCCTCCACCAGCAGCCAGTGAACCTGTGAAGGAGGAGGTCAAGATGGAGAATATGGGAGCCTCACCTGCTGACCCTCTGCTGACTGCTGCACCACag GCTGACACAGCTTCATCTCCTcaacccccctcctccaccaaTGTTCTCAGCTCCTCTGACGGTGCCTACAAGTTTCAGATCGACGGAGGGACAAACTCCACCAACTTCCTGTAG